One Brassica oleracea var. oleracea cultivar TO1000 chromosome C7, BOL, whole genome shotgun sequence genomic window carries:
- the LOC106303782 gene encoding 14 kDa zinc-binding protein, with translation MAVTSSSMMLLRNLPTVGRIAQSVRANSRIFSTGEIIRVLPRIASPRSISSTRAAHNEEAAAKAASDTGAPTIFDKIIAKEIPSDIVYEDENVLAFRDINPQAPVHVLVIPKLRDGLTTLGKAEPRHIEVLGQLLHASKIVAEKEGIVDGFRVVINNGAEGCQSVYHLHLHVLGGRQMKWPPG, from the exons ATGGCTGTCACTTCCTCCTCTATGATGCTGCTCCG GAACCTCCCTACGGTGGGGAGGATTGCTCAGTCTGTTCGAGCGAACTCAAGAATCTTCTCTACCGGAGAGATTATTCGGGTTCTTCCTCGTATTGCTTCTCCAAG ATCCATCTCTTCTACTCGTGCCGCACACAATGAAGAGGCGGCCGCGAAAGCTGCTTCTGACACCGGAGCCCCGACCAT ATTTGACAAGATCATAGCGAAAGAGATTCCATCAGACATTGTCTATGAAGATGAGAATGTTTTGGCATTCAGAGACATAAACCCACAGGCTCCTGTTCATGTTTTGGTCATCCCTAAGTTGAGAGATGGCTTGACCACGCTTGGCAAG GCTGAGCCAAGACACATAGAAGTTCTAGGTCAACTTCTGCACGCATCAAAGATTGTTGCTGAGAAAGAAGGCATTGTGGATGGGTTCCGTGTGGTTATAAACAACGGTGCTGAAGGAT GCCAATCCGTTTACCATCTTCATCTCCACGTCCTTGGGGGCCGACAGATGAAGTGGCCACCTGGTTAG
- the LOC106301443 gene encoding uncharacterized protein LOC106301443: MDLQPEELQFLTIPQLVQESISIKKRSPRTFYLITLSLIFPLSFAILAHSLFTQPILSKLASSDPPNSDRSRHDWTVLLIFEFSYLIFLFAFSLLSTAAVVFTVASLYTGKTVSFSSTISAIPKVFKRLLITFLWVALLMFAYNAVFFVFLVILFIALDMNSVGLAVIAGVIISVLYFVVHVYFTALWHLGSVISVLEPVYGLSAMRKAYELLKGKTKMAMGLVFVYLFLCALIGGTFGSIVVHGGGKFGTLTRTLVGGLLVGVLVMVNLVGLLVQSVFYYVCKSYHHQTIDKTALYDHLGGYLGDYVPLKSNIQLENLDM; encoded by the coding sequence ATGGATCTGCAGCCAGAAGAACTCCAGTTCTTGACGATCCCTCAACTAGTTCAAGAATCCATCTCAATCAAGAAACGATCTCCAAGAACCTTCTACCTCATCACCCTCTCCCTCATCTTCCCTCTCTCCTTCGCCATCCTTGCTCACTCCCTCTTCACTCAGCCCATTCTCTCCAAGCTCGCCTCCTCCGACCCACCTAACTCCGATCGCTCCCGCCACGACTGGACCGTGCTCCTCATCTTCGAGTTCAGCTACCTCATCTTCCTCTTCGCCTTCTCTCTCCTCTCAACCGCCGCCGTAGTCTTCACCGTTGCTTCTCTCTACACCGGCAAAACAGTCTCCTTCTCCTCCACCATCTCCGCCATCCCCAAAGTCTTTAAACGCCTCTTGATCACTTTTCTTTGGGTTGCACTCTTGATGTTCGCTTACAACGCTGTCTTCTTTGTTTTCCTAGTGATACTATTCATAGCTCTCGATATGAACAGTGTAGGCTTAGCGGTCATCGCTGGAGTTATAATCTCTGTTCTTTACTTTGTTGTTCATGTCTATTTCACTGCCCTATGGCATCTAGGTAGTGTGATCTCTGTTCTTGAGCCTGTTTATGGACTTTCTGCCATGAGAAAAGCTTATGAGCTTCTTAAGGGGAAGACTAAGATGGCTATGGGGTTGGTCTTTGTTTACCTTTTTCTCTGTGCATTAATTGGAGGTACTTTTGGATCGATTGTGGTTCATGGAGGAGGAAAGTTTGGGACTTTGACTAGGACCCTTGTTGGTGGGTTGCTTGTTGGTGTTCTTGTGATGGTGAATTTGGTGGGTTTGTTGGTTCAGAGTGTGTTTTATTACGTTTGCAAGAGTTATCATCATCAGACTATTGATAAGACGGCTTTGTATGATCATCTTGGTGGGTATCTTGGAGATTATGTGCCTCTTAAGAGCAACATTCAGTTGGAGAATTTAGACATGTGA